DNA from Mustela lutreola isolate mMusLut2 chromosome 6, mMusLut2.pri, whole genome shotgun sequence:
GAGAAGGATAGGTGAGCTTTTATTTTGCGTTGAATTTCTTATGAATTTGTATGTGTCTAGCTCACCTGTGCTTTTTGCCCATTCCTGGGGCATTTGGATTTAAAGTTGCAAATTGCTCACCACCCCTACCCCAGCCCTATCTGaactgaatttgtatttttaatatttctttaatacCCATATTATAGGTATTTCTAGTGTTGAAGTTTCAATGAAAAATGTTTTGGATCATTAGTAACCATACTTGTTCTCTGCCTATAAAACAGTGCTGAAATTACtttgacactttttaaaataattgaggTAGAGGATATCAACAGGGCAACTCTCGAGGCACAGAAGCCTCAAGTTCAGTGAATTATTCCCTGTGTGTACACATAGATGCACATACCCGCATGTATGCACTCCCATAACGCTCCCCCAGATGGCGCTGCCCCgcgccccttcccccagcaatgCCCTTTCTCCCAGTCAGGAAGGTAGCCAGTTCTCCACTGGTGGTGGGAAGTACCCAGCCCATCCGTTTTCCAGGACACCGTTTCTAAGAAGAGGGTTAATCCCATCTTTGTGATGTTACTACTTAACCATATTTCATTGCTTCCCTGAGATACCCTAGAGACTGATGTCCTTCATGAAGCGAAATGATGCTTCAGGTGCTTTGGGGGTGTTCCTTACTCAGTCCGGAGCAGGCAttagcaagcagggggaggccagggctggggcctggggcagcTTACCCAACAGATACCTCCTGCATCTCAGGGTGGTGATTACGTTTAAATCCTCTTTATTCCCTTGCTGTTGCTGACCCGGCTTCCACGCAGGCCTGGTGTGAGACAAACCTGCGAAGGTGCATCAGTGATCAGCACCGTTTCGTCTGCGAGACCTGCGACAAGGCGTTCCCCATGCGCTCCTCCCTCGCCCTGCACAGGCAGACCCACGTCGCCACGGACCAGGGACGGGAAAGGCTGCAGGCCAGGACCCTGCCCGGTGACGCCCCGGACCAGAAGGTCTTCCTGGCCTTCCTGGGCCTGCAGCACACCAAAGACGTCAGGCCTGCCCCCGCTGAGGAGCCGTTGCCGGATGACAACCAAGCAATACAGCTCCAGACACTCAGATGTCAGCTACCTCAGGACCCCGGCTGCACCAGCATGCTGAGTCTATCTCCTTTCGAAGCTGCTTCCCTGGGCGGCTCTCTCACGGTCCTCCCGGCTACCAAGGAGAACATGAAGCACCTGTCCCTGCAGCCCTTCCAGAAGGGCTTCATCATACAGCCTGACAGCAGCATCGTGGTCAAGCCCATCTCCGGCGAGTCCGCCATCGAGCTGGCCGACATCCAGCAGATtctgaagatggcagcctccgcTCCCCCGCAGATCAGTCTTCCGCCTCTATCCAAGGCCCCCGCCGCCCCTCTGCAGGCTATCTTCAAACACATGCCCCCTCTGAAGCCAAAGCCCCTGGTCACCCCGCGGACGGTGGTGGCCACGTCCACGCCCCCGCCTCTCCTCAATGCCCAGCAGGCCTCCCCCGGCTGCATCAGCCCCAgcctccccccgccacccctgAAGCTCCTCAAAAGCCCCATGGAGGCAGCTTCCAGTGCCCACCTGCTGCCGTCCCAGGCAGGAGCCCAGCCAGACACCGCAGCGCAGCTCTTCCTGCAGCAGCCACGGGCGGACCTGCCGGGCCAGGCCGAGATGAAGACGCAGCTGGAACAAGACAGCATCATCGAGGCCCTGCTGCCCCTGAGCATGGAGGCCAAGATCAAGCAGGAGATAACGGAGGGGGACCTCAAGGCCATCATGACGGGGCCCGGTGGCAAGAAGACGCCAGCCATGCGCAAGGTGCTCTACCCCTGCCGCTTCTGCAACCAGGTGTTCGCCTTCTCCGGGGTGCTGCGCGCGCACGTGCGCTCCCACCTGGGCATCTCGCCGTACCAGTGCAACATCTGCGACTACATCGCCGCCGACAAGGCCGCGCTCATCCGCCACCTGCGCACGCACAGCGGCGAGCGGCCCTACATCTGCAAGATCTGCCACTACCCCTTCACCGTCAAGGCCAACTGCGAGCGGCACCTGCGCAAGAAGCACCTCAAGGCCACGCGCAAGGACATCGAGAAGAACATCGAGTACGTGACCAGCAGCGCCGCGGAGATGGTGGATGCCTTCTGCGCCCCGGACACGGTGTGCCGGCTGTGCGGCGAGGACCTGAAGCACTACCGCGCGCTGCGGATCCACATGCGCACACACTGCGGCCGCGGCCTGGGCGGCTGCCCCAAGGGCCGCAAGCCCTTTGAGTGCAAGGAGTGCAGTGCCGCCTTCTCAGCCAAGCGCAACTGCGTCCACCACATCCTCAAGCAGCACCTGCACGTGCCCGAGCATGACATCGAGAGTTACGTCCTGGCGGCCGATGGCCTGAGCCATGCTGACGCGGCTGCCGAGGCCGCGGGGAGGATGGAGGACGGTGGCGGGACCTTCGGCGACCGGAAGCCCCTGGCTGCCTTCCTGGAGCCGCAGAACGGCTTTCTTCACGGGGCGCCGCAGCCGCTGCCACCCCACATCTCCGTCAAGCTGGAGCCCGCCGGCAACTTCCCGGTGGACTTCAACGAGCCCCTGGACTTTTCCCAGAAGGGCCTGGCCCTGGTCCAGGTGAAGCAGGAGAACATCGCTGGCTTCCTGAGCCCCTCCTCCTCGGCGCCCTATGACTGCTCCCTGGAGCCCATCGACCTGTCCATCCCCAAGAACTTCAGGAAAGGAGACAAGGATACCACCGCTCCCGGGGAAGCCAAGAAGCCAGAGCAGGAACCAGGGAACGGCGAGCAGCCCACTCCCTGTCCTCCACCATGCCCTACCCTGCCAGTGACCTTGGGGCCCAGTGGGATCCTGGAAAAGCCCGGGGCCTCTGCAGCCAGCATTCTGGAAGCCCACGCTCAGCCCTTGCAGGGCTCAGTTCAGCTTGCTGTCCCCATCTACTCCTCCACTCTGGTCAACAGCCCCCCCATCTTGGGCAGTTCCACGCTCATCAGCAGCCCTGCACTGCTGCGGCCGCTGCGCCCCAAGCCCCCACTGCTCTTGCCAAAGCCCCCTGTGACAGAAGAGCTGCCCCCGCTGGCCTCCATCGCCCAGATCATCTCATCGGTGTCCTCAGCCCCCACTTTGCTGAAAGCGAAGGTGGCCGACCTGGGGCCCACGAGCACGGGCAGTAACAGCACAGCCCCAGACGGCTTGGGGAGCACTGTCCCCAGAGCTGCCGCTGCCCCCGCCAACACCACCAGCCCAAAAGAATCCAGCGACCCATCCCCTCCTGCCAACAGCCCGGAGGCGGCCTCACCCACGGAGCAGGGGCCAGTGGGCTTGTCCAAGAAGAGGGGTCGGAAAAAGAGCATGAGGAGCCGGCCCCGCTCCAGCAGCGGCGGGGTGGACCTGGACTCCAGCGGGGAATTTGCCAGCATCGAGAAGATGCTGGCCACGACGGATACCAACAAGTTCAGTCCGTTTCTACAGACTGCAGAGGACAATTCTCAGGATGAGGTGGCCGGAGCCCCCGCAGACCCCCACGGGCCCAGTGACGAGGAGCAGGGCAGCCCTCCTGAAGACAAGCTGCTGAGGGCCAAGCGGAACTCCTACGCCAACTGCCTGCAGAAGATCAACTGTCCCCACTGCCCCCGGGTCTTCCCCTGGGCCAGCTCCCTCCAGAGGCACATGCTCACGCACACTGGTAAGAGGGCCCGCCAGGCCAGGAGCACTACCGCCCAGAGGGGAGGCTGTAGCGTGGCTGGCCTGGGAGAGGGGGACACGGGAGGGGGGCAGGCTCAGAAGCATGGGACCCTTTCCCCACAACCCCATTTCTAGCTTCTCCCTCAGTCTCGGAAGCAGGGGGCTTGCCCGGTGGTGCTGAGAGTTCTTCCCTTTGTGCCCTTGTCACCAGAATCACCTGTCCCCACTGTCTCAGCCTCCGAAGGGCTGCTGGTGAAGGCAGGCATTGCACATCGGTGTTTGGGGATGAAAATGGTCCTGGGCCCGTTGGATCACTGATGTTCACCCGCCTCTTCCCTTAAAGCAGGGTGTAGCAGGATTACCCAGTGACCCACAGGAGCCAGTGAGGGAGAAGTAGAAGTTGGTGTTAAGGGATCAGCCACGGTGGCCTCGCTGCTTTGGCGGCAAAAACTGCTTATCTATTCTGCAGAGCAGCTTTGAACACTGAACGTTCCATGAAGTTCATTTGACTCCATATATTCTTAAAGGGAATACTGTAGGTTTCAGagttctttttcatttcactAAGGCAATCCCGCCTTCCCAATTATGGGGAAGATCGGTGACAAATAGTGATaggttttttttcaaattttatttatactaaAATCATCAGCTGTTCTTGGAGAAACAGCCAATGTTCAGACGTGGATTGCCGGAAGTATTTTTCAAGTGTTAGtttctatatgttgattttttaagAGAGCTTGAAGAGGATACATTTTAAGTAATACTTAAAATGTACTGTTCCAGGTGTTTGGAATAGTCACATGACCATACACTCTCCTCTTAATTctgatttattgaatatttatacaGGGTTTATATCCTTGAACTGAAGGTAAATTGGGTGAGGTCCTTAGTCTTTTGGAGATTACCACATGAATACTAATGTGTAGGACCTGAAACCCAAGAGAGAATTGTATGATACAggtttgccagataaaatacTGGATGCCAGTTAactttaaatttcagataaaatgcaaataatttttagGGTAGGTATTTTTCTGTGCAGTATTGGAGATAGACTAAATACTGAATTGtcatttatctgaaattgagACTGGAGTGTTTTTagttgctaaatctggcaaccgtAGTCAGTTACAGGGCGGACCTAGTCAGTTGCAAGGGTTACAAGGCAGATACTGGGAATGAGGTGTGAGCCACGCTCAGTCCCCAAGTGCAAAGGCTTCATTCAGAAGTGGGGGTGTTCATCTCAGAAGCTTCCAAGAAGCCCATAGCAGGCTATTTCTACTAATGAGGGAGGGAGGTCGCCGAGCAGTCCCTGAGAACCGGGGAGGGGAGAGCAAGTGGCAGCGGGGGTCTCTCTGGTCTGGTGGGGCCTCGAATCCAGGACTCTGGTGGCAGCAAGCCAGAAGTGCCTGTCCACAAAAGACTCTACTCTTAAACGGAATTTCTAGATTGGGGAAGTGTATGCTGCATTTTTAGACTGTCCTTTTCATTTGAAACCCTGTAAGCCTGACAAAGTCAAGTCACAGTTCCCCGAAGGAAGCggttcagaaaagaaaatgcgTGGTAAACAGGCGGTGCCCCTTTCTTGGGGGACCTTGTTTGTCACCTGTAGAGCCTTTGGAGAAGTGAGTAATGGTGTTACCACTCTTCAGAAAGCAGATGGCTCAGTCTGACGGGGCATTTGGCTCTTGCCATGCCCAACCCTCTGCACGCCCTCCCCGCAGCTGGGAGTCCTGTGCTTAGCAGAAAGCGTGCACATTGTCCGTGGGTGAGGCCGCCTACTCCTGGACTTTGTCCTCCCAGCAAACCACCAGTCTCCCTAGGAGGACCGGAGCACCTGGCATTTCCTTCCC
Protein-coding regions in this window:
- the RREB1 gene encoding ras-responsive element-binding protein 1 isoform X1 codes for the protein MTSSPPIGLEGSDLSSVNTMMSTVMSVGKVAENGGSPQSAKSPTKPPGPNRIGRRNQETKEEKSSYNCPLCEKICTTQHQLTMHIRQHNTDTGGADHSCSICGKSLSSASSLDRHMLVHSGERPYKCTVCGQSFTTNGNMHRHMKIHEKDPNSATATAPPSPLKRRRLPSKRKLSHDAESEKEDPAPAKKMVEDGQPGDLEKAEEVFHCPICFKEFVCKYGLETHMETHSDNPLRCDICCVTFRTHRGLLRHNALVHKQLPRDAMGRPFIQNNPSIPAGFHDLGFTDFSCRKFPRISQAWCETNLRRCISDQHRFVCETCDKAFPMRSSLALHRQTHVATDQGRERLQARTLPGDAPDQKVFLAFLGLQHTKDVRPAPAEEPLPDDNQAIQLQTLRCQLPQDPGCTSMLSLSPFEAASLGGSLTVLPATKENMKHLSLQPFQKGFIIQPDSSIVVKPISGESAIELADIQQILKMAASAPPQISLPPLSKAPAAPLQAIFKHMPPLKPKPLVTPRTVVATSTPPPLLNAQQASPGCISPSLPPPPLKLLKSPMEAASSAHLLPSQAGAQPDTAAQLFLQQPRADLPGQAEMKTQLEQDSIIEALLPLSMEAKIKQEITEGDLKAIMTGPGGKKTPAMRKVLYPCRFCNQVFAFSGVLRAHVRSHLGISPYQCNICDYIAADKAALIRHLRTHSGERPYICKICHYPFTVKANCERHLRKKHLKATRKDIEKNIEYVTSSAAEMVDAFCAPDTVCRLCGEDLKHYRALRIHMRTHCGRGLGGCPKGRKPFECKECSAAFSAKRNCVHHILKQHLHVPEHDIESYVLAADGLSHADAAAEAAGRMEDGGGTFGDRKPLAAFLEPQNGFLHGAPQPLPPHISVKLEPAGNFPVDFNEPLDFSQKGLALVQVKQENIAGFLSPSSSAPYDCSLEPIDLSIPKNFRKGDKDTTAPGEAKKPEQEPGNGEQPTPCPPPCPTLPVTLGPSGILEKPGASAASILEAHAQPLQGSVQLAVPIYSSTLVNSPPILGSSTLISSPALLRPLRPKPPLLLPKPPVTEELPPLASIAQIISSVSSAPTLLKAKVADLGPTSTGSNSTAPDGLGSTVPRAAAAPANTTSPKESSDPSPPANSPEAASPTEQGPVGLSKKRGRKKSMRSRPRSSSGGVDLDSSGEFASIEKMLATTDTNKFSPFLQTAEDNSQDEVAGAPADPHGPSDEEQGSPPEDKLLRAKRNSYANCLQKINCPHCPRVFPWASSLQRHMLTHTGQKPFPCQKCDAFFSTKSNCERHQLRKHGVTNCSLRRNGLIPQSKESDVGPHDSTDSQSDAETPAAGGEVLDLTSREKEQPAADGAPAPDEVQEELRAEEVPQGPAALPGVGDEQDVGESQEHEDKHGVEERDDADGPEEDTVSNKSLDLNLASRLMGFKLAEGDAGAAGSGGPTQQDQKHSCDVCGKSFKFQGTLSRHRKAHGREEPREDGPGTSGAGAAEDPLPGPAAAPAPEPEEKPAHPSEEPPAEGVASSSSEASGDRQGEEAEGTSDGESVAEKKSSEKSDDDKKPKTDSPRSAASKADKRKKVCSVCNKRFWSLQDLTRHMRSHTGERPYKCQTCERTFTLKHSLVRHQRVHQKARHAKQHGKDSDKEERGEEDSESESTHSGNNPVSENEADSGPPASNHVAVTRSRKESLASATKDPSRREERAAGRTAGACQAEAGRSAPKAAPGGSPKGQASLGDPDPESPAALVEALPELQGKGPAHPTLAADGASPLLGIE
- the RREB1 gene encoding ras-responsive element-binding protein 1 isoform X3; protein product: MTSSPPIGLEGSDLSSVNTMMSTVMSVGKVAENGGSPQSAKSPTKPPGPNRIGRRNQETKEEKSSYNCPLCEKICTTQHQLTMHIRQHNTDTGGADHSCSICGKSLSSASSLDRHMLVHSGERPYKCTVCGQSFTTNGNMHRHMKIHEKDPNSATATAPPSPLKRRRLPSKRKLSHDAESEKEDPAPAKKMVEDGQPGDLEKAEEVFHCPICFKEFVCKYGLETHMETHSDNPLRCDICCVTFRTHRGLLRHNALVHKQLPRDAMGRPFIQNNPSIPAGFHDLGFTDFSCRKFPRISQAWCETNLRRCISDQHRFVCETCDKAFPMRSSLALHRQTHVATDQGRERLQARTLPGDAPDQKVFLAFLGLQHTKDVRPAPAEEPLPDDNQAIQLQTLRCQLPQDPGCTSMLSLSPFEAASLGGSLTVLPATKENMKHLSLQPFQKGFIIQPDSSIVVKPISGESAIELADIQQILKMAASAPPQISLPPLSKAPAAPLQAIFKHMPPLKPKPLVTPRTVVATSTPPPLLNAQQASPGCISPSLPPPPLKLLKSPMEAASSAHLLPSQAGAQPDTAAQLFLQQPRADLPGQAEMKTQLEQDSIIEALLPLSMEAKIKQEITEGDLKAIMTGPGGKKTPAMRKVLYPCRFCNQVFAFSGVLRAHVRSHLGISPYQCNICDYIAADKAALIRHLRTHSGERPYICKICHYPFTVKANCERHLRKKHLKATRKDIEKNIEYVTSSAAEMVDAFCAPDTVCRLCGEDLKHYRALRIHMRTHCGRGLGGCPKGRKPFECKECSAAFSAKRNCVHHILKQHLHVPEHDIESYVLAADGLSHADAAAEAAGRMEDGGGTFGDRKPLAAFLEPQNGFLHGAPQPLPPHISVKLEPAGNFPVDFNEPLDFSQKGLALVQVKQENIAGFLSPSSSAPYDCSLEPIDLSIPKNFRKGDKDTTAPGEAKKPEQEPGNGEQPTPCPPPCPTLPVTLGPSGILEKPGASAASILEAHAQPLQGSVQLAVPIYSSTLVNSPPILGSSTLISSPALLRPLRPKPPLLLPKPPVTEELPPLASIAQIISSVSSAPTLLKAKVADLGPTSTGSNSTAPDGLGSTVPRAAAAPANTTSPKESSDPSPPANSPEAASPTEQGPVGLSKKRGRKKSMRSRPRSSSGGVDLDSSGEFASIEKMLATTDTNKFSPFLQTAEDNSQDEVAGAPADPHGPSDEEQGSPPEDKLLRAKRNSYANCLQKINCPHCPRVFPWASSLQRHMLTHTDSQSDAETPAAGGEVLDLTSREKEQPAADGAPAPDEVQEELRAEEVPQGPAALPGVGDEQDVGESQEHEDKHGVEERDDADGPEEDTVSNKSLDLNLASRLMGFKLAEGDAGAAGSGGPTQQDQKHSCDVCGKSFKFQGTLSRHRKAHGREEPREDGPGTSGAGAAEDPLPGPAAAPAPEPEEKPAHPSEEPPAEGVASSSSEASGDRQGEEAEGTSDGESVAEKKSSEKSDDDKKPKTDSPRSAASKADKRKKVCSVCNKRFWSLQDLTRHMRSHTGERPYKCQTCERTFTLKHSLVRHQRVHQKARHAKQHGKDSDKEERGEEDSESESTHSGNNPVSENEADSGPPASNHVAVTRSRKESLASATKDPSRREERAAGRTAGACQAEAGRSAPKAAPGGSPKGQASLGDPDPESPAALVEALPELQGKGPAHPTLAADGASPLLGIE
- the RREB1 gene encoding ras-responsive element-binding protein 1 isoform X2, producing MIAIAGEGLIVYELGQKMEETKEEKSSYNCPLCEKICTTQHQLTMHIRQHNTDTGGADHSCSICGKSLSSASSLDRHMLVHSGERPYKCTVCGQSFTTNGNMHRHMKIHEKDPNSATATAPPSPLKRRRLPSKRKLSHDAESEKEDPAPAKKMVEDGQPGDLEKAEEVFHCPICFKEFVCKYGLETHMETHSDNPLRCDICCVTFRTHRGLLRHNALVHKQLPRDAMGRPFIQNNPSIPAGFHDLGFTDFSCRKFPRISQAWCETNLRRCISDQHRFVCETCDKAFPMRSSLALHRQTHVATDQGRERLQARTLPGDAPDQKVFLAFLGLQHTKDVRPAPAEEPLPDDNQAIQLQTLRCQLPQDPGCTSMLSLSPFEAASLGGSLTVLPATKENMKHLSLQPFQKGFIIQPDSSIVVKPISGESAIELADIQQILKMAASAPPQISLPPLSKAPAAPLQAIFKHMPPLKPKPLVTPRTVVATSTPPPLLNAQQASPGCISPSLPPPPLKLLKSPMEAASSAHLLPSQAGAQPDTAAQLFLQQPRADLPGQAEMKTQLEQDSIIEALLPLSMEAKIKQEITEGDLKAIMTGPGGKKTPAMRKVLYPCRFCNQVFAFSGVLRAHVRSHLGISPYQCNICDYIAADKAALIRHLRTHSGERPYICKICHYPFTVKANCERHLRKKHLKATRKDIEKNIEYVTSSAAEMVDAFCAPDTVCRLCGEDLKHYRALRIHMRTHCGRGLGGCPKGRKPFECKECSAAFSAKRNCVHHILKQHLHVPEHDIESYVLAADGLSHADAAAEAAGRMEDGGGTFGDRKPLAAFLEPQNGFLHGAPQPLPPHISVKLEPAGNFPVDFNEPLDFSQKGLALVQVKQENIAGFLSPSSSAPYDCSLEPIDLSIPKNFRKGDKDTTAPGEAKKPEQEPGNGEQPTPCPPPCPTLPVTLGPSGILEKPGASAASILEAHAQPLQGSVQLAVPIYSSTLVNSPPILGSSTLISSPALLRPLRPKPPLLLPKPPVTEELPPLASIAQIISSVSSAPTLLKAKVADLGPTSTGSNSTAPDGLGSTVPRAAAAPANTTSPKESSDPSPPANSPEAASPTEQGPVGLSKKRGRKKSMRSRPRSSSGGVDLDSSGEFASIEKMLATTDTNKFSPFLQTAEDNSQDEVAGAPADPHGPSDEEQGSPPEDKLLRAKRNSYANCLQKINCPHCPRVFPWASSLQRHMLTHTGQKPFPCQKCDAFFSTKSNCERHQLRKHGVTNCSLRRNGLIPQSKESDVGPHDSTDSQSDAETPAAGGEVLDLTSREKEQPAADGAPAPDEVQEELRAEEVPQGPAALPGVGDEQDVGESQEHEDKHGVEERDDADGPEEDTVSNKSLDLNLASRLMGFKLAEGDAGAAGSGGPTQQDQKHSCDVCGKSFKFQGTLSRHRKAHGREEPREDGPGTSGAGAAEDPLPGPAAAPAPEPEEKPAHPSEEPPAEGVASSSSEASGDRQGEEAEGTSDGESVAEKKSSEKSDDDKKPKTDSPRSAASKADKRKKVCSVCNKRFWSLQDLTRHMRSHTGERPYKCQTCERTFTLKHSLVRHQRVHQKARHAKQHGKDSDKEERGEEDSESESTHSGNNPVSENEADSGPPASNHVAVTRSRKESLASATKDPSRREERAAGRTAGACQAEAGRSAPKAAPGGSPKGQASLGDPDPESPAALVEALPELQGKGPAHPTLAADGASPLLGIE
- the RREB1 gene encoding ras-responsive element-binding protein 1 isoform X5 — its product is MKIHEKDPNSATATAPPSPLKRRRLPSKRKLSHDAESEKEDPAPAKKMVEDGQPGDLEKAEEVFHCPICFKEFVCKYGLETHMETHSDNPLRCDICCVTFRTHRGLLRHNALVHKQLPRDAMGRPFIQNNPSIPAGFHDLGFTDFSCRKFPRISQAWCETNLRRCISDQHRFVCETCDKAFPMRSSLALHRQTHVATDQGRERLQARTLPGDAPDQKVFLAFLGLQHTKDVRPAPAEEPLPDDNQAIQLQTLRCQLPQDPGCTSMLSLSPFEAASLGGSLTVLPATKENMKHLSLQPFQKGFIIQPDSSIVVKPISGESAIELADIQQILKMAASAPPQISLPPLSKAPAAPLQAIFKHMPPLKPKPLVTPRTVVATSTPPPLLNAQQASPGCISPSLPPPPLKLLKSPMEAASSAHLLPSQAGAQPDTAAQLFLQQPRADLPGQAEMKTQLEQDSIIEALLPLSMEAKIKQEITEGDLKAIMTGPGGKKTPAMRKVLYPCRFCNQVFAFSGVLRAHVRSHLGISPYQCNICDYIAADKAALIRHLRTHSGERPYICKICHYPFTVKANCERHLRKKHLKATRKDIEKNIEYVTSSAAEMVDAFCAPDTVCRLCGEDLKHYRALRIHMRTHCGRGLGGCPKGRKPFECKECSAAFSAKRNCVHHILKQHLHVPEHDIESYVLAADGLSHADAAAEAAGRMEDGGGTFGDRKPLAAFLEPQNGFLHGAPQPLPPHISVKLEPAGNFPVDFNEPLDFSQKGLALVQVKQENIAGFLSPSSSAPYDCSLEPIDLSIPKNFRKGDKDTTAPGEAKKPEQEPGNGEQPTPCPPPCPTLPVTLGPSGILEKPGASAASILEAHAQPLQGSVQLAVPIYSSTLVNSPPILGSSTLISSPALLRPLRPKPPLLLPKPPVTEELPPLASIAQIISSVSSAPTLLKAKVADLGPTSTGSNSTAPDGLGSTVPRAAAAPANTTSPKESSDPSPPANSPEAASPTEQGPVGLSKKRGRKKSMRSRPRSSSGGVDLDSSGEFASIEKMLATTDTNKFSPFLQTAEDNSQDEVAGAPADPHGPSDEEQGSPPEDKLLRAKRNSYANCLQKINCPHCPRVFPWASSLQRHMLTHTGQKPFPCQKCDAFFSTKSNCERHQLRKHGVTNCSLRRNGLIPQSKESDVGPHDSTDSQSDAETPAAGGEVLDLTSREKEQPAADGAPAPDEVQEELRAEEVPQGPAALPGVGDEQDVGESQEHEDKHGVEERDDADGPEEDTVSNKSLDLNLASRLMGFKLAEGDAGAAGSGGPTQQDQKHSCDVCGKSFKFQGTLSRHRKAHGREEPREDGPGTSGAGAAEDPLPGPAAAPAPEPEEKPAHPSEEPPAEGVASSSSEASGDRQGEEAEGTSDGESVAEKKSSEKSDDDKKPKTDSPRSAASKADKRKKVCSVCNKRFWSLQDLTRHMRSHTGERPYKCQTCERTFTLKHSLVRHQRVHQKARHAKQHGKDSDKEERGEEDSESESTHSGNNPVSENEADSGPPASNHVAVTRSRKESLASATKDPSRREERAAGRTAGACQAEAGRSAPKAAPGGSPKGQASLGDPDPESPAALVEALPELQGKGPAHPTLAADGASPLLGIE
- the RREB1 gene encoding ras-responsive element-binding protein 1 isoform X4, coding for MHIRQHNTDTGGADHSCSICGKSLSSASSLDRHMLVHSGERPYKCTVCGQSFTTNGNMHRHMKIHEKDPNSATATAPPSPLKRRRLPSKRKLSHDAESEKEDPAPAKKMVEDGQPGDLEKAEEVFHCPICFKEFVCKYGLETHMETHSDNPLRCDICCVTFRTHRGLLRHNALVHKQLPRDAMGRPFIQNNPSIPAGFHDLGFTDFSCRKFPRISQAWCETNLRRCISDQHRFVCETCDKAFPMRSSLALHRQTHVATDQGRERLQARTLPGDAPDQKVFLAFLGLQHTKDVRPAPAEEPLPDDNQAIQLQTLRCQLPQDPGCTSMLSLSPFEAASLGGSLTVLPATKENMKHLSLQPFQKGFIIQPDSSIVVKPISGESAIELADIQQILKMAASAPPQISLPPLSKAPAAPLQAIFKHMPPLKPKPLVTPRTVVATSTPPPLLNAQQASPGCISPSLPPPPLKLLKSPMEAASSAHLLPSQAGAQPDTAAQLFLQQPRADLPGQAEMKTQLEQDSIIEALLPLSMEAKIKQEITEGDLKAIMTGPGGKKTPAMRKVLYPCRFCNQVFAFSGVLRAHVRSHLGISPYQCNICDYIAADKAALIRHLRTHSGERPYICKICHYPFTVKANCERHLRKKHLKATRKDIEKNIEYVTSSAAEMVDAFCAPDTVCRLCGEDLKHYRALRIHMRTHCGRGLGGCPKGRKPFECKECSAAFSAKRNCVHHILKQHLHVPEHDIESYVLAADGLSHADAAAEAAGRMEDGGGTFGDRKPLAAFLEPQNGFLHGAPQPLPPHISVKLEPAGNFPVDFNEPLDFSQKGLALVQVKQENIAGFLSPSSSAPYDCSLEPIDLSIPKNFRKGDKDTTAPGEAKKPEQEPGNGEQPTPCPPPCPTLPVTLGPSGILEKPGASAASILEAHAQPLQGSVQLAVPIYSSTLVNSPPILGSSTLISSPALLRPLRPKPPLLLPKPPVTEELPPLASIAQIISSVSSAPTLLKAKVADLGPTSTGSNSTAPDGLGSTVPRAAAAPANTTSPKESSDPSPPANSPEAASPTEQGPVGLSKKRGRKKSMRSRPRSSSGGVDLDSSGEFASIEKMLATTDTNKFSPFLQTAEDNSQDEVAGAPADPHGPSDEEQGSPPEDKLLRAKRNSYANCLQKINCPHCPRVFPWASSLQRHMLTHTGQKPFPCQKCDAFFSTKSNCERHQLRKHGVTNCSLRRNGLIPQSKESDVGPHDSTDSQSDAETPAAGGEVLDLTSREKEQPAADGAPAPDEVQEELRAEEVPQGPAALPGVGDEQDVGESQEHEDKHGVEERDDADGPEEDTVSNKSLDLNLASRLMGFKLAEGDAGAAGSGGPTQQDQKHSCDVCGKSFKFQGTLSRHRKAHGREEPREDGPGTSGAGAAEDPLPGPAAAPAPEPEEKPAHPSEEPPAEGVASSSSEASGDRQGEEAEGTSDGESVAEKKSSEKSDDDKKPKTDSPRSAASKADKRKKVCSVCNKRFWSLQDLTRHMRSHTGERPYKCQTCERTFTLKHSLVRHQRVHQKARHAKQHGKDSDKEERGEEDSESESTHSGNNPVSENEADSGPPASNHVAVTRSRKESLASATKDPSRREERAAGRTAGACQAEAGRSAPKAAPGGSPKGQASLGDPDPESPAALVEALPELQGKGPAHPTLAADGASPLLGIE